A genomic window from Candidatus Bathyarchaeota archaeon includes:
- a CDS encoding acetate uptake transporter, which yields MSEKLANPAPLGLLGFGMTTVLLNIHNAGLYPLGAMILAMGLVYGGLAQVIAGIMEFKKGNTFGTLAFTSYGLFWWSLVILLLLPNFTLLASGSVIAPGDTAMAAYFIMWGLFTLFMFCGTLKKPNALKFVFASLVVLFFMLAAYRLTGNADLLTITGIEGIICGSSAIYTGIAEVLNETYDRKVLPL from the coding sequence ATGAGCGAGAAATTAGCAAATCCAGCTCCTTTGGGGCTACTGGGCTTCGGAATGACTACAGTGCTACTTAACATACACAACGCAGGTCTTTATCCTCTAGGTGCTATGATTCTAGCAATGGGTCTAGTCTATGGTGGATTAGCTCAAGTAATTGCAGGAATAATGGAATTCAAAAAAGGCAACACTTTTGGTACACTTGCATTCACTTCTTACGGCTTATTCTGGTGGTCTCTTGTAATCTTACTGTTATTGCCTAACTTCACATTACTAGCATCTGGATCAGTTATTGCACCCGGTGACACAGCAATGGCTGCATACTTCATCATGTGGGGTCTATTCACATTATTCATGTTCTGTGGAACCCTCAAAAAGCCTAATGCACTAAAGTTCGTATTCGCTAGCTTAGTTGTACTGTTCTTCATGTTAGCAGCATACCGACTAACTGGCAACGCAGACTTACTGACAATCACTGGAATTGAAGGAATAATCTGTGGATCAAGCGCCATCTACACTGGAATCGCTGAAGTTCTAAACGAAACCTACGACAGAAAAGTACTGCCATTGTAA
- a CDS encoding 30S ribosomal protein S30e, which produces MPSHGSLSKAGKVRSITPKLEARERHSATPRVDNRSCFHKRFELNRESGQYKPGQRSRRKRR; this is translated from the coding sequence ATGCCATCACACGGTTCATTATCAAAAGCAGGCAAAGTACGATCCATTACACCTAAACTAGAAGCAAGAGAACGACACTCTGCAACTCCACGAGTGGACAACCGAAGTTGCTTCCATAAACGCTTTGAACTCAACAGAGAAAGTGGACAATACAAGCCTGGACAAAGAAGCAGACGAAAACGACGCTAA